The DNA window CAGGTGGTGCTCAAGCAGCTGCAGGACAAGAAGCTGGATGAAGCGGCCAAAGGCGTGAAGGCGCTGGAAGGCGGCAAGTCCTCGCTGTATGCGGACCTGGCAGCGATGCAGCTGGCCAAGGCCCAGGTGGATGCCGGCAAGAACGACGAGGCCCTGGCTACCCTGCGTGGCATCCAGGCCGAGCCGGAATTCAAGACCGCCATCGACCAGCGCATTGCCCGCCTGCTCATCGCCGGCGGCAAGGCCGACGAGGCGATCAAGCAGCTGGGTTCGGCCAGCGACAGTGCCAGCCTGGAAATCCACGGCGATGCCCTGATGGCGGCCGGCAAGCGCGACGAAGCGCGCGGTCAGTATGAGAAGGCGCTCAAGACGCTGGACGTGGCGGCGCCGCAGCGGCGACTGCTGGAAATCAAGGTGATGGATGCCGGTGGCACGGTCACCGATCCTGCGGAGTCGGCGTAATGAAGCAGATGGTCATGATCAAGCGCGTTGCCACCCTGGTGCTGATGGGTGTGGCGTTGTCCGGTTGCAGCACCGTCAAGGGCTGGTTCGCGGGCAAGGACGCAGAAGCCAAGAAGGCACAGGAGCCGGCTGAGCTGGTCAAGTTCGAGCCGACCCTCAAGGTCGACAAGATCTGGAGCACCGGCGTCGGCAAGGGTGAAAAGCGCATCGGCGTCCGCCAGGGCCCGGTGGTGGCCGATGGCCGCGTCTACGCTGCCGCCATCTACGGTGGCGTGCAGGCGCTGGACCTGCAGACCGGCAAAACCGTGTGGACCTATGAACCGGCCAAGGTCAAGAAGCAGCCGAAGCTGCGTCTGTCTGGTGGCCCGGGCGTGGGCGAGGGCCTGGTGGTGATCGGCACGCTCAACGGCGAAGTCATTGCGCTGGATGCCAACGACGGCACTGAAAAGTGGCGCGCCAAGGTGCCGGGTGAAGTGATCTCGGCCCCGGCCATTGCCCAGGGCATCGTGTTCGTGCGCAGCAACGACGGCCGGGTCACCGGCTTCGACGCCGCCAACGGCACCCAGAAGTGGTTCAACCCGCGCGAGCTGCCCGCCCTGACCGTGCGCGGCAACGCGCCGGTGGTGGCAGGTCCGGGCGTGCTGTTCATCGGCAACGATGACGGCAGCGTGGCCGCACTGGGCATGCAGGACGGCCGCACCGTGTGGGACCAGATGGTCGCCAACGGCGAAGGCCGTACCGAACTGGAGCGCATGTCCGACGTGGACGGTGCCCCGGTGCTGGAAGGCAATACGCTTTACGTGAGCAGCTTCAAGAACCAGACCATGGCCATTGAAGGCCCGACCGGTCGCCCGCTGTGGGCGCGCGACCACGGTGGTGCCGGTGGCGTGGCCCTGACTTCGGGCAACGTGATCGTCACCGACGCCAAGGGCGGCGTGTTCAGCCTGGACAAGACCAGTGGCACCGCGATGTGGTCGCAGACCGGGCTGGCCCGGCGCACCCTGACCGGTCCGGTCATCCAGGGCGATTACGTTGTGGTCGCTGACTACAAGGGCTACGTACACTGGCTGCGCACCGACGACGGTCAGTTCGCGGCCCGGGCCAAGTCCGGCGGTGACCCTGTCCGGGGCGCGCTGGTGGTGGCCGATGGGATTCTGCTGGTGCAGAACGTTGATGGAAAGCTGACCGCCTTCCGGTTGGCAAACTAAGGAGTTACCGCGATGCTGCCTTTGGTCGCCCTGGTTGGACGGCCGAATGTCGGCAAGTCCACCATTTTCAATGCGCTGACCCGTACCCGTGACGCCCTGGTCCATGACCAGCCCGGCGTCACCCGGGACCGCAACTATGGTGTGTGTCGACTGGACGAGGACAACCATTTCCTCGTGGTCGACACCGGCGGTATCGCCGAGGACGAGGAAGGCCTGGCCGGTGCGACTGCACGCCAGGCCCGCGCGGCGGCAGGTGAGGCCGATCTCATTCTGTTCGTGGTCGACGCCCGTGAGGGTACCTCGGCGCTCGATGACGAGATCCTGAGCTGGCTGCGCAAGCTGTCGCGTCCCACGTTGCTGTTGATCAACAAGATCGACGGCACCGATGAAGACGCGGTGCGCTCGGAGTTCTCGCGCTATGGCTTCAGCGAGATGCTCACCGTTTCGGCCGCGCATCGCCAGGGTCTGGACGACCTGCTCGACGAAGTCGTGCAGCGCCTGCCGGAAGAGGGCAGCGGCGAAGAGCTGGACAACGATCCCGCGCGCATCCGCATTGCCTTCGTCGGCCGCCCGAACGTGGGCAAGTCGACCCTGGTCAACCGCATCCTCGGCGAAGAACGCATGATCGCCTCGGAAGTGCCGGGTACCACGCGCGATTCCATCGCCGTGGACCTGGAGCGCGACGGTCGCCAGTACCGCCTGATCGACACCGCCGGTCTGCGCCGCAAGTCGCGCGTGGACGAAGTGGTCGAGAAGTTCAGCGTGGTCAAGACCCTGCAGGCCATCGAGCAGTGCCAGGTCGCCGTGCTGATGCTGGACGCCAGCGAAGGCGTCACCGACCAGGACGCCAGCGTGCTGGGCGCGGTGTTGGATGCCGGCCGTGCGCTGGTGGTGGCGATCAACAAGTGGGACGGGTTGACCGACTACCAGCGTGAGCAGGCGGAAACGCTGGTGTCGCGCAAGCTCGGCTTCGTGCCGTGGGCGGAAAACGTGCGCATCTCGGCCAAGCATGGCTCCGGCCTGCGCGAGCTGTTCCGCGCCATCCACCAGGCACACGCCTCGGCCACGCATGAGTTCAGCACCAGCGAGGTCAACAAGGCGCTGGAAATGGCGTACGAGTCGAACCCGCCGCCGGCTATTCGCGGCCACGTGTCCAAGCTGCGTTACGTGCACCCGGGCGGTTCCAATCCGCCGACCTTCATTGTGCACGGCACCCGCCTGAAGGACCTGCCCGAGTCGTACAAGCGCTACCTGGAAAACTTCTTCCGCAAGCGTTTCAAGCTGATCGGCACCCCGGTGCAGTTCATCTTCCGCGAGGGTACCAACCCGTACGAAGGCAAGAAGAACGTGCTGACCGAACGCCAGATCGCGCGCAAGCGCCGACTGATGAAGCACGTCAAGGGCAAGTAGTGCCGGCCGCTGGCCGGCAACCCCGCAATATGGGCCACCCGTAGGGACACGCCATGCGTGTCCACGCAATGCCTGATCCAGGCGTAGAGCCACGCCCTGCGTGGCTGAACGTGGCACGGGTTCCCAAGGGCACGCATGGCGTGTCCCTACGCATCGCGCATACGGTCATGGCGGCCGATAATGCCGCCATGAGCATCCCCGAGATATCCCCCGAACAGGCCCGGCAGCGCCACGCCCAGGGCGCACTCCTGATCGACATCCGCGAAGCACACGAACGCGCCACCGGCATGGCAGAAGGCGCTGTCGGCATCGCCAAGGCCGAGCTGGAATCCGATCCCGCCGGTCATCTGCCGACCATCGGGCACGAAGTTCTGATCATCTGCCAGAGCGGACGCCGATCGCTGGCCGCCGCAGAGCACCTGCTTGCCCTGGGTTACTCCAACGTCACCTCAGTCGCCGGCGGCACCAGCGCCTGGAGCAACGCCGGCCTGCCGCTGGTGCAGCCGCTGCAGACCGACGGCGAGCGCGACTTCAACGAGCGCTACTCCCGCCACCTGCTGCTGCCGCAGATCGGCGCGGAAGGTCAACGCCGCCTGCAACAGGCGCGGGTGCTGATACTCGGTGCCGGCGGCCTCGGCTCCCCCGCCGCCTTCTACCTGGCGGCTGCCGGGGTAGGGCACCTGCGCCTCGCCGACGACGATGTCGTGGACCGCAGCAACCTGCAGCGGCAGATCCTGCACACCGACGCCAGTGTCGGCCAGCCCAAGGTCGCCTCCGCACGCGAACGCCTGCTGGCCCTGAATCCGCACCTTGAGGTGGAGGCGGTGCAGGCGCGGGCGACGTCGCAGAACATCGACGCGCTGCTGGAAGGCGTGGACGTGGTGCTGGACGGCTCCGACAACTTCCCGCTGCGCTATCTGCTCAATGACGCCTGCATCAAGCACGCGCTGCCGCTGGTGTACGGTGCAGTGGAGCGTTTCACCGGGCAGGTCAGCGTGTTCGACGCCGGCCGCCAGCGCGGGCACGCACCGTGTTATCGCTGCCTGTTTCCGGAGCCGCCGCCGGCTGAGTTCGCGCCGAACTGTGCCGAGGCCGGGGTGCTGGGCGTGCTGCCGGGCATGGTCGGCCTGCTGCAGGCGACCGAGGTGCTGAAGCTGCTGCTGGGGATCGGTGAACCGCTGGTGGGCCGGTTGCTGAGTTTTGATGCACTGGGCATGCGTTTCCGCGAGGTGCGGCTGCGGCCGGATCCGGGGTGTCCGTTGTGTGCGCCGGATGCCGTGTTTCCCGGGTATATCGACTACGCCGCGTTCTGTGCCGCCTGAGGCGGTGTAGGGACACGCCATGCGTGTCCATGGGAACCTGGCCACGTTCGGACACGCATGGCGTGTCCCTACGCAACAGCCGCCCCTTGATCCGCTTCGTCGTTCCATTTCTGGCACAAACAACCCCTCGATAGTTGCTATGTCCCTGCGTCAATCTGTCCTATCGTGACGGCTGATCGGGGATTCAAGGAACAAACCGCATGGCGGTCGAAGCAGGTGCCAGCAGTGAACTGGTGAAAGTAGTCGCGCTGCTGGGTGCGGCCGTGGTGATGGTGCCGGTATTCCGGCGCCTGGGGCTGGGCTCGGTGCTGGGTTACTTCGCCGCTGGCCTGGCCATCGGCCCCTTCGGCTTCGGCTGGTTCTCCGACCCGCAGGCCATCCTGCACACGGCCGAACTGGGCGTGGTGATGTTCCTGTTCGTGATCGGCCTGGAAATGCGGCCCTCGCACCTGTGGAGCCTGCGCAAGGAAATCTTCGGCCTGGGCACATTGCAGATCGTGGTCTGTGGCGCGGTACTCACCGGCGTGTGCATGCTGTTCGGCTTCCCGCTGCCGGTCGCCTTCATCGGTGCCGCCGGTTTCGTGCTCACCTCCACCGCCGTGGTAATGCAGTTGCTGGCCGAGCGCGGCGACATCGCGTTGCCCTCGGGGCAGAAGATCGTCTCCATCCTGCTGTTTGAAGATCTGCTGATCGTGCCGCTGCTGGCCGTGGTCGCGCTGATGGCCCCGGTGCACGCCGAGCCCGGCGAAGGCTCGCGCTGGATCAGCATCGCCATCGGTGCCGGCTCCATTGTCGGCCTGGTGCTGGTGGGCAAATTCCTGCTCAACCCGCTGTTCCGCGTGCTGGCCGCCGCCAAGGCGCGCGAGGTGATGACCGCCGCTGCATTGCTGGTGGTGCTGGGTGCGGCGCTGCTGATGCAGCTCGGTGGTCTTTCGATGGCAATGGGTGCATTCCTGGCCGGCGTGCTGCTGAGTGAATCCACGTTCCGCCACCAGATTGAAGCGGACATCGAGCCGTTCCGCGGCATTCTGCTCGGTCTGTTCTTCCTCAGCGTCGGCATGGCGCTGGATCTCACCGTGGTCGCCAACAACTGGCCGCTGATCGTCTCCGGCGTGCTCGCGCTGATGCTGGCCAAGGCCGTGTGCATCTACGTGGTCGCGCGCGTGCTTGGCAGTGACCATCGGCAGGCGTTGGATCGCGGCGTGGTGATGGCGCAGGGCGGCGAATTCGCCTTTGTGCTGTTCTCTGCCGCGGCCGCCGCCGGCGTGATCGGGGTGGAAGTCAATGCCAACTTCACCGCCATCGTGGTGCTGTCGATGGCGCTGACGCCGTTGTTCGTGCTGCTGCACGACAAGCTGATGCCGGCACGCGAAGTATCGCTGGATGGGGTGGACACCGCTGAAGGCATGTCCGGCAGCGTGCTGATGATCGGCTTCGGTCGCTTCGGCCAGGTCGCCAGCCAGTCGCTGCTGGCCCGCGACGTGGACGTGACCATCATCGACAACGACGTTGACATGATCCACAACGCCGAGCGGTTCGGCTTCAAGATCTACTACGGTGACGGCACCCGCCTGGACGTGCTGCATGCCTCCGGTGCCGCCAGTGCGCGTGCGATTGCGGTGTGCGTGAACAATGCCGAGGATG is part of the Stenotrophomonas oahuensis genome and encodes:
- a CDS encoding monovalent cation:proton antiporter-2 (CPA2) family protein: MAVEAGASSELVKVVALLGAAVVMVPVFRRLGLGSVLGYFAAGLAIGPFGFGWFSDPQAILHTAELGVVMFLFVIGLEMRPSHLWSLRKEIFGLGTLQIVVCGAVLTGVCMLFGFPLPVAFIGAAGFVLTSTAVVMQLLAERGDIALPSGQKIVSILLFEDLLIVPLLAVVALMAPVHAEPGEGSRWISIAIGAGSIVGLVLVGKFLLNPLFRVLAAAKAREVMTAAALLVVLGAALLMQLGGLSMAMGAFLAGVLLSESTFRHQIEADIEPFRGILLGLFFLSVGMALDLTVVANNWPLIVSGVLALMLAKAVCIYVVARVLGSDHRQALDRGVVMAQGGEFAFVLFSAAAAAGVIGVEVNANFTAIVVLSMALTPLFVLLHDKLMPAREVSLDGVDTAEGMSGSVLMIGFGRFGQVASQSLLARDVDVTIIDNDVDMIHNAERFGFKIYYGDGTRLDVLHASGAASARAIAVCVNNAEDADRIVELVSHEFPQAKLLVRSFDREHSLRLIHAGVDYQIRETFESALMFGQAALMELGADEDDARDIAEQIRERDAERFELEMAGGDLRAGAHMVFGSALPGVPTPTPFTAPKRKARTLNADQVPEEEE
- a CDS encoding YfgM family protein — protein: MAIDDLLDEHEQSERVRGWLRKNGVSIIAGVAIAIGGIAGWQWWQKQQGNELANANVQYQVVLKQLQDKKLDEAAKGVKALEGGKSSLYADLAAMQLAKAQVDAGKNDEALATLRGIQAEPEFKTAIDQRIARLLIAGGKADEAIKQLGSASDSASLEIHGDALMAAGKRDEARGQYEKALKTLDVAAPQRRLLEIKVMDAGGTVTDPAESA
- the moeB gene encoding molybdopterin-synthase adenylyltransferase MoeB, whose translation is MSIPEISPEQARQRHAQGALLIDIREAHERATGMAEGAVGIAKAELESDPAGHLPTIGHEVLIICQSGRRSLAAAEHLLALGYSNVTSVAGGTSAWSNAGLPLVQPLQTDGERDFNERYSRHLLLPQIGAEGQRRLQQARVLILGAGGLGSPAAFYLAAAGVGHLRLADDDVVDRSNLQRQILHTDASVGQPKVASARERLLALNPHLEVEAVQARATSQNIDALLEGVDVVLDGSDNFPLRYLLNDACIKHALPLVYGAVERFTGQVSVFDAGRQRGHAPCYRCLFPEPPPAEFAPNCAEAGVLGVLPGMVGLLQATEVLKLLLGIGEPLVGRLLSFDALGMRFREVRLRPDPGCPLCAPDAVFPGYIDYAAFCAA
- the bamB gene encoding outer membrane protein assembly factor BamB; the encoded protein is MKQMVMIKRVATLVLMGVALSGCSTVKGWFAGKDAEAKKAQEPAELVKFEPTLKVDKIWSTGVGKGEKRIGVRQGPVVADGRVYAAAIYGGVQALDLQTGKTVWTYEPAKVKKQPKLRLSGGPGVGEGLVVIGTLNGEVIALDANDGTEKWRAKVPGEVISAPAIAQGIVFVRSNDGRVTGFDAANGTQKWFNPRELPALTVRGNAPVVAGPGVLFIGNDDGSVAALGMQDGRTVWDQMVANGEGRTELERMSDVDGAPVLEGNTLYVSSFKNQTMAIEGPTGRPLWARDHGGAGGVALTSGNVIVTDAKGGVFSLDKTSGTAMWSQTGLARRTLTGPVIQGDYVVVADYKGYVHWLRTDDGQFAARAKSGGDPVRGALVVADGILLVQNVDGKLTAFRLAN
- the der gene encoding ribosome biogenesis GTPase Der, producing MLPLVALVGRPNVGKSTIFNALTRTRDALVHDQPGVTRDRNYGVCRLDEDNHFLVVDTGGIAEDEEGLAGATARQARAAAGEADLILFVVDAREGTSALDDEILSWLRKLSRPTLLLINKIDGTDEDAVRSEFSRYGFSEMLTVSAAHRQGLDDLLDEVVQRLPEEGSGEELDNDPARIRIAFVGRPNVGKSTLVNRILGEERMIASEVPGTTRDSIAVDLERDGRQYRLIDTAGLRRKSRVDEVVEKFSVVKTLQAIEQCQVAVLMLDASEGVTDQDASVLGAVLDAGRALVVAINKWDGLTDYQREQAETLVSRKLGFVPWAENVRISAKHGSGLRELFRAIHQAHASATHEFSTSEVNKALEMAYESNPPPAIRGHVSKLRYVHPGGSNPPTFIVHGTRLKDLPESYKRYLENFFRKRFKLIGTPVQFIFREGTNPYEGKKNVLTERQIARKRRLMKHVKGK